One Elusimicrobiota bacterium genomic region harbors:
- a CDS encoding molybdenum cofactor guanylyltransferase, with protein sequence MNKNISAVVLAGGKNGRFSGFNKAFLKINGKRIIDSTLDILKNIFREIIIVTNNYADFAEFHDITVVSDIVKNCGPVGGIYTGLKTINTDYAFFVASDMPFINKNLIEQILKLAYKKNTIAVMPCSEKGLEPLFAVYNKKIITGLEKAIETEKLSITKIIEKMDYDRLKLTEDETQFLININTASDFYRYSRPFAI encoded by the coding sequence ATGAATAAAAACATTTCTGCGGTTGTTTTAGCAGGCGGAAAAAACGGACGGTTCTCTGGCTTTAATAAAGCGTTTCTTAAAATAAACGGCAAAAGAATTATTGATTCAACACTGGATATTCTAAAGAATATTTTTCGTGAAATAATAATTGTCACCAATAACTATGCAGATTTTGCCGAATTCCATGATATAACAGTTGTCAGTGATATTGTAAAAAATTGTGGTCCTGTAGGCGGTATTTACACAGGACTAAAAACGATAAATACCGATTATGCTTTTTTTGTTGCCAGTGATATGCCGTTTATAAATAAAAATCTGATAGAACAAATTCTGAAATTAGCGTATAAAAAAAATACAATTGCTGTTATGCCATGCTCTGAAAAAGGGTTGGAACCGCTTTTTGCCGTGTATAACAAAAAAATTATAACAGGTCTTGAAAAAGCGATAGAAACAGAAAAATTATCAATTACCAAAATAATTGAAAAAATGGATTATGACCGTCTAAAACTGACCGAAGATGAAACGCAGTTTTTGATAAATATAAATACTGCTTCTGATTTTTACCGCTATTCGCGTCCGTTCGCAATATAG
- a CDS encoding formate--tetrahydrofolate ligase, with product MAKNVPSDIEIAQSIKLEPIMEIAEKIGVRKNELELHGDYKAKIKLEILERLKDKPQGKYIDVTAITPTPLGEGKTVTTIGLSLGLNKIDKKVITTIRQPSLGPVFGIKGGAAGGGYSQVLPMEDFNLHLTGDVHAVSIAHNLCMAFLNNALYRRQINIDPKKILWRYVVDVSERFLRNIITGLGPGDDGAPLYTGFDISVASEVMAILALTSSLRDLRERLRKIVVAFTYDNRPVTAEDIKVAGAMAVLLKDAIKPNLLQTTEGTPCFVHAGPFANIAHGNSSIIADKIALKLTDYVVTESGFGADCGMEKFMNIKCRYSGLIPNCVVMVCSIRALKMHSGKINVVAGKSLPDELAKENLELVEQGLCNLEKQIENAKLHGVPVVVAINRFTTDTDREIELVRKKAVEFGAEDAVVSDVWEKGGEGGKELAKAVVKACEKKEGGRQFRFLYELNWPIKKKIETIATKIYGAKDIQYLQPAEEKIKLYTDLGWDKLPINMAKTHLSLSHEPSWKGKPKDFILPIRDIRASVGAGFLYPLCGEMRTMPGLPSVPAGTRVDIDKDGKVIGLF from the coding sequence ATGGCTAAAAATGTGCCGTCAGATATTGAGATTGCACAATCAATCAAACTGGAACCAATTATGGAGATTGCAGAAAAAATCGGAGTAAGAAAAAACGAACTTGAACTACATGGCGACTACAAGGCGAAAATAAAACTGGAAATTCTTGAGCGGCTCAAAGATAAACCACAAGGCAAATATATTGATGTAACCGCAATCACACCAACACCATTAGGTGAAGGAAAAACAGTAACAACAATCGGGCTTTCACTCGGGCTTAATAAAATTGATAAAAAGGTTATTACTACTATCAGACAGCCATCATTAGGCCCTGTTTTTGGTATTAAAGGTGGCGCAGCAGGAGGCGGATATTCGCAGGTTTTACCAATGGAGGACTTCAATCTGCATCTTACCGGCGATGTCCATGCGGTATCAATCGCTCACAATTTGTGTATGGCATTTCTGAATAATGCACTTTACCGACGACAAATAAATATAGACCCCAAAAAAATCTTATGGCGGTATGTTGTTGATGTCTCGGAACGGTTTTTAAGAAATATAATTACAGGGCTTGGTCCCGGTGACGACGGTGCACCACTCTATACCGGTTTTGATATCTCGGTTGCTTCAGAAGTGATGGCGATTCTGGCATTAACAAGTTCACTGCGGGATTTAAGAGAACGATTAAGAAAAATAGTGGTTGCATTCACATATGATAACAGACCTGTAACCGCAGAAGATATAAAAGTTGCTGGTGCGATGGCGGTACTCTTGAAAGATGCAATCAAGCCTAATTTGTTGCAGACGACAGAAGGCACACCGTGTTTTGTTCACGCAGGACCTTTCGCAAATATCGCACACGGGAATTCATCAATCATTGCGGATAAAATTGCATTAAAACTGACTGATTATGTGGTTACAGAAAGCGGATTCGGTGCGGATTGCGGAATGGAAAAATTTATGAATATCAAATGCAGATATTCCGGGCTTATACCGAATTGTGTTGTGATGGTTTGCTCAATCAGAGCGTTAAAAATGCATTCAGGTAAAATAAATGTTGTTGCCGGTAAATCGCTACCGGATGAACTTGCAAAAGAAAATTTAGAATTGGTAGAACAGGGTTTGTGTAATTTAGAAAAACAGATTGAAAATGCAAAATTGCATGGTGTGCCAGTAGTGGTTGCAATCAACAGATTCACAACAGATACCGATAGAGAAATAGAACTTGTCAGAAAAAAAGCAGTTGAATTTGGTGCTGAAGATGCTGTTGTTTCAGATGTTTGGGAAAAAGGTGGCGAAGGTGGTAAGGAACTTGCAAAAGCAGTTGTAAAAGCATGCGAGAAAAAAGAAGGCGGACGACAATTCAGGTTCCTATATGAACTGAACTGGCCTATCAAGAAAAAAATAGAAACAATTGCAACAAAAATTTACGGTGCAAAAGATATACAATATCTTCAACCTGCAGAAGAAAAAATTAAACTCTATACCGATTTAGGCTGGGATAAATTACCGATAAATATGGCGAAGACGCATCTGTCACTTTCACACGAGCCAAGTTGGAAAGGTAAGCCGAAGGATTTTATATTGCCGATTCGTGATATTCGCGCATCAGTCGGCGCCGGCTTCCTGTATCCGCTTTGCGGCGAGATGAGAACAATGCCAGGACTGCCATCAGTCCCCGCAGGTACCAGAGTTGATATAGACAAAGATGGTAAAGTCATCGGCTTATTTTAG
- a CDS encoding winged helix-turn-helix domain-containing protein, whose translation MYMSQILLRVLKAVSNERRIKIIEQLLRHKKIGLAKIAQITNIPVSSTCRHLKMLETNLMVQHQIKNGKVYYSLNPKRPLRFNRNIISLLKKQRKRYKY comes from the coding sequence ATGTATATGTCACAAATTTTATTAAGAGTTTTAAAGGCAGTATCTAACGAAAGGAGAATAAAAATAATAGAACAATTGTTAAGACACAAAAAAATAGGATTAGCCAAAATTGCTCAAATAACAAATATACCAGTTTCATCAACTTGCCGACACTTAAAGATGTTAGAAACTAATTTGATGGTGCAGCATCAAATAAAAAATGGTAAAGTATATTATTCATTAAATCCTAAGAGACCCCTACGGTTCAATAGAAACATTATTAGCCTTTTGAAAAAGCAACGAAAGAGATATAAATATTAA
- a CDS encoding hydrogenase small subunit: MPKEFPVVWFQGAACSGCAISVLNSLSPTIKNVLLDELVPGKHINLKFMPTIMTGSGKIVMDILLETQKAKDYILIVEGAIPENGFGDIGEKSMESVVEELAEDASAIVSLGSCSAFGGIPKGNPNPTKVKSVEKFLDFKNIKKPVINIPGCPPHPDWFVGTVANILLFGIPELDELSRPRLFYGKLIHENCERRPYFDKGKFAKKFSDEGCLYELGCKGPYTNADCPIRSWNSGVNWCIQNGSPCIGCVEPEFPDLEAMYKKTKWNNK, translated from the coding sequence ATGCCGAAAGAATTTCCTGTTGTATGGTTTCAGGGCGCTGCGTGTAGCGGGTGTGCGATTTCTGTCCTGAATTCGTTAAGTCCGACAATAAAAAATGTTTTGCTGGATGAACTGGTTCCAGGTAAACATATAAACTTGAAATTTATGCCGACGATAATGACCGGCTCGGGAAAAATTGTTATGGATATCCTGCTTGAAACCCAAAAAGCGAAAGATTATATTTTGATAGTTGAAGGTGCAATTCCTGAAAATGGTTTTGGTGATATCGGCGAAAAATCAATGGAAAGTGTTGTTGAGGAATTGGCAGAAGATGCATCTGCAATAGTATCGCTCGGGAGTTGTTCGGCGTTTGGTGGTATTCCCAAAGGGAATCCTAATCCGACAAAAGTAAAAAGTGTTGAAAAATTTCTGGATTTTAAAAACATAAAAAAACCCGTGATAAATATTCCCGGCTGTCCACCTCATCCGGATTGGTTTGTTGGAACTGTTGCAAACATATTGCTGTTTGGCATACCTGAATTAGATGAACTTTCAAGACCCAGACTTTTCTATGGAAAACTTATTCATGAAAATTGCGAACGAAGACCTTATTTTGATAAAGGTAAATTTGCCAAAAAATTTTCAGATGAGGGATGTCTTTACGAACTTGGGTGCAAGGGACCCTATACAAACGCTGACTGTCCGATAAGGAGTTGGAATTCCGGGGTCAATTGGTGTATCCAAAACGGTTCACCTTGTATCGGCTGTGTAGAGCCGGAATTCCCTGATTTAGAAGCGATGTATAAAAAAACAAAATGGAATAACAAATGA
- a CDS encoding nickel-dependent hydrogenase large subunit codes for MSKIVIDPVTRIEGHLKIEAIIDNGIVKDANSSGTLFRGFEIILKNRDPRDASQITQRICGVCPICHATASSLALDSAFGIDDKITDNGRIIRNLILGSNFLQSHILHFYHLAALDFVKSPDIPPFIPRYEGDYRFSEKENAELTQHYLKALEIRRKAHEMLAIFGGKMPHNVGIIAGGVTEKPTTDKITNFLWRLNEIREFIDNVYIPDIIAVAKKYSDYFRIGAGCKNYLVYGVFDLDGKEKDLLKRNRLIKSGRVSADLRCDIVDSLKITEDVKHSWYDDSQSHKQPAQEETIPKYGKKDGYSWIKSPRYADMVYEVGPLARMLVNYVSWDETVKKLVDSVLTEFKAKPDVLFSVLGRHAARALETKYVADNMANWILQLKPAEPVYTDYNIPEESEGMGLTEAPRGALGHWIKIKEGRIENYQCVVPTTWNASPKDDKDQPGPIEQAIIGTKINDENNPFEIVRIVRSFDPCLACAVHLVDLRGNAIGEFKAT; via the coding sequence ATGTCAAAAATAGTGATTGACCCGGTAACCAGAATAGAAGGACATCTGAAAATTGAAGCAATTATTGATAATGGTATTGTAAAAGATGCGAATTCATCAGGAACTCTTTTTAGAGGATTTGAAATAATCTTAAAAAACAGGGACCCCCGCGATGCTTCACAAATTACACAAAGAATCTGCGGTGTCTGCCCAATCTGTCACGCCACTGCTTCTTCTTTAGCGCTTGATTCTGCCTTTGGTATTGACGATAAAATAACAGATAACGGTCGTATAATAAGAAATTTAATACTCGGTTCAAATTTTTTACAGTCACATATTTTGCATTTTTATCATCTCGCCGCACTTGACTTTGTTAAATCACCAGATATCCCCCCCTTTATTCCAAGATATGAAGGTGATTATCGTTTTTCTGAAAAGGAAAACGCTGAACTTACACAACACTATTTGAAAGCACTTGAAATAAGACGAAAAGCACATGAAATGCTTGCAATTTTTGGTGGTAAAATGCCGCATAATGTCGGAATCATTGCAGGTGGGGTGACGGAAAAACCAACAACAGATAAAATTACAAATTTTTTATGGCGACTGAATGAAATCAGAGAGTTTATAGACAATGTTTATATTCCCGATATTATTGCGGTTGCAAAAAAATATTCCGATTATTTCAGGATTGGTGCCGGCTGTAAAAATTATCTTGTATATGGTGTTTTTGATTTAGACGGTAAAGAAAAGGATTTACTTAAAAGAAATCGGCTTATTAAATCGGGCAGGGTATCTGCAGATTTGAGATGTGATATTGTAGATTCATTAAAAATCACCGAGGATGTAAAACATTCATGGTATGATGATTCGCAATCGCATAAACAGCCGGCACAAGAAGAGACAATCCCGAAATATGGAAAAAAAGATGGCTATTCCTGGATTAAATCACCAAGATACGCTGATATGGTTTATGAAGTCGGTCCATTGGCAAGAATGCTCGTGAACTATGTTTCCTGGGACGAAACCGTAAAAAAACTTGTTGATTCGGTTCTTACAGAATTTAAAGCAAAGCCCGATGTGTTATTTTCCGTGCTTGGTCGGCATGCCGCAAGAGCGCTGGAAACAAAATATGTTGCTGATAATATGGCTAACTGGATTTTACAATTAAAACCTGCCGAACCGGTTTATACTGATTATAATATTCCAGAAGAATCTGAAGGAATGGGGCTAACAGAGGCACCTAGAGGTGCGTTGGGACATTGGATAAAAATTAAAGAGGGGCGAATTGAAAATTATCAATGTGTGGTACCAACAACTTGGAATGCTTCGCCAAAAGACGATAAAGACCAACCCGGTCCGATTGAGCAAGCAATTATCGGTACAAAAATTAATGATGAAAATAATCCGTTTGAAATTGTCCGAATAGTGCGTTCGTTTGACCCGTGTCTTGCCTGTGCAGTTCATCTTGTTGATTTGCGAGGTAATGCAATTGGAGAATTCAAAGCTACATAA
- a CDS encoding HyaD/HybD family hydrogenase maturation endopeptidase encodes MENSKLHKIAVVGFGNILMGDEGVGVHVIKELQNPSTFYRLPSTVELIDGGTASFDVILSLKNVDKLIIIDAIKNGGISGEIYKFQNFQISKFGNLEIEKLSLHDINIIDALKIAGKVGQLPKEIIFIGIEPKEILPKLELSEEVKNKIPEVIKMVMSEINHDCLTAKAN; translated from the coding sequence TTGGAGAATTCAAAGCTACATAAAATTGCTGTTGTTGGTTTTGGAAATATTTTGATGGGTGATGAAGGTGTTGGTGTCCATGTTATAAAAGAATTACAAAACCCTTCTACTTTCTACCGTCTACCTTCTACCGTTGAGTTAATTGACGGTGGAACTGCATCATTTGATGTAATTTTATCGCTTAAAAATGTTGACAAACTAATAATTATTGATGCTATAAAAAACGGTGGTATTTCTGGAGAAATTTATAAATTTCAGAATTTCCAAATTTCCAAATTTGGAAATTTGGAAATTGAAAAATTATCTTTGCACGATATAAATATAATTGATGCGTTAAAAATTGCTGGAAAAGTTGGACAACTTCCAAAAGAAATTATTTTTATTGGGATTGAACCCAAAGAGATTCTGCCCAAATTGGAACTTTCCGAAGAAGTTAAAAATAAAATACCGGAAGTTATAAAAATGGTTATGTCGGAGATAAATCATGATTGTCTCACAGCAAAAGCCAATTGA
- a CDS encoding methylenetetrahydrofolate reductase C-terminal domain-containing protein, with protein sequence MIVSQQKPIDEILKMLEGEKSVFVVGCNGCAEVCETGGEKACVELKQKLEASGIKVAGCTVVDFMCNKLLDSLKILRHKKKIDSADSILALTCGIGVQAIASVIDKYVHPANNTIYLGGFQGLWPSIEKCAECGDCVLDLTGGICPVINCSKSLLNGPCGGTKNSKCEIDKELDCGWEKIYNRLKKLNRLENFQKLVKLRDYSKMFPSAELRNTGFYDIEKE encoded by the coding sequence ATGATTGTCTCACAGCAAAAGCCAATTGACGAAATTCTAAAAATGCTTGAAGGCGAAAAAAGCGTTTTTGTTGTTGGTTGTAACGGTTGTGCCGAGGTTTGTGAAACCGGTGGCGAAAAAGCATGTGTTGAGTTAAAACAGAAATTGGAAGCATCAGGTATAAAAGTTGCAGGATGCACAGTTGTTGATTTTATGTGCAACAAACTTTTGGATTCTCTAAAAATTCTAAGACATAAGAAAAAAATTGATAGTGCAGATTCAATTCTTGCTTTGACCTGTGGAATTGGGGTTCAAGCAATTGCCTCGGTAATAGATAAATATGTTCATCCAGCAAACAATACGATTTATCTTGGTGGATTTCAAGGGCTCTGGCCATCAATAGAAAAATGTGCTGAATGCGGGGATTGCGTTCTGGATTTAACAGGTGGAATTTGTCCAGTTATAAACTGCTCAAAATCGTTATTAAACGGGCCCTGTGGTGGTACAAAAAATAGTAAATGTGAGATTGACAAAGAACTGGATTGTGGCTGGGAAAAAATCTATAACCGACTTAAAAAACTGAACAGACTTGAAAATTTTCAGAAACTTGTAAAACTTCGTGACTATTCAAAAATGTTTCCATCTGCTGAACTAAGAAACACTGGTTTTTACGATATTGAAAAAGAGTAA
- a CDS encoding methylenetetrahydrofolate reductase, with protein MRLTELFSKKFVVTSEIGPPKGWQIEKCLQEAEHLKGKVDAINVTDNQSSVMRFGSLATCHFLKDRGIEPVYQVVCRDRNRIALQSDILSAAAFGIENLLLLTGDHTKLGDHPQAKPVFDLDSVSLIYAVKKLEEGQDLAGNKLESEPPKFSIGAVVSPCSDPVEPQLIKMEKKVKAGAQFFQTQAVYETDKFVKFMEKAKQFGVPVMAGIVVLKSVGMARYMNENVAGVYVPDNLIEELKKDKEKTKSGQTGIEIAAKLIKELKPYCQGVHIMPLGWDDKVPKIIELAGLS; from the coding sequence ATGAGACTGACAGAATTATTTTCTAAAAAGTTTGTTGTTACTTCTGAAATTGGACCGCCAAAAGGTTGGCAGATTGAAAAGTGTTTACAGGAAGCAGAACACCTTAAAGGCAAGGTAGATGCGATAAATGTTACTGATAATCAATCCTCAGTTATGAGATTCGGTTCGCTTGCGACCTGTCATTTCCTAAAAGACAGAGGAATTGAGCCTGTTTATCAGGTTGTCTGTCGTGACAGAAACAGAATTGCGTTGCAGTCGGATATTTTAAGCGCTGCCGCATTTGGTATTGAAAATCTGCTTTTACTAACAGGTGACCACACGAAACTTGGCGACCATCCGCAAGCAAAACCGGTTTTTGATTTAGATTCTGTTTCACTGATTTATGCTGTGAAGAAACTTGAAGAAGGTCAAGACCTCGCTGGGAACAAACTTGAAAGTGAACCACCCAAATTTTCAATTGGTGCGGTTGTTTCGCCGTGTTCTGACCCTGTTGAGCCACAACTCATAAAGATGGAGAAAAAAGTTAAAGCAGGTGCACAATTTTTTCAAACCCAGGCGGTTTATGAAACAGACAAATTTGTAAAGTTTATGGAAAAAGCAAAACAGTTTGGTGTTCCTGTAATGGCTGGTATTGTAGTTTTGAAAAGTGTTGGTATGGCGAGATATATGAACGAAAATGTTGCAGGTGTTTATGTGCCTGATAATCTTATAGAAGAACTTAAAAAAGATAAAGAAAAAACGAAATCAGGTCAGACAGGGATAGAAATTGCAGCAAAACTTATCAAAGAACTCAAGCCATACTGTCAGGGTGTTCACATAATGCCACTCGGCTGGGACGACAAAGTTCCAAAAATCATAGAACTTGCCGGGCTTTCCTAG
- a CDS encoding cyclodeaminase/cyclohydrolase family protein — MQEKYINNSIKKYLDDLSAKLPAPGGGSAAALVSATGVSCLLMVANFSIGKKGYEQYQDELKKIVVELSTFKCQLSTLIDEDVKAYTNLSEAYKTKTTDKIQDALRNALAVPCKIFEISVEAIPLAERLSEIGNRNLISDVACGVSILRAGIESSKFNIDINLKFITDAKFVKETKTKYEKMLKVAVENIETIIKKTGEKQ; from the coding sequence ATGCAAGAAAAATATATCAACAATTCTATAAAAAAATATCTTGACGATTTATCTGCGAAACTGCCAGCACCGGGCGGTGGAAGTGCGGCTGCATTAGTTTCCGCAACAGGTGTTTCCTGTCTTTTGATGGTAGCCAATTTTAGTATCGGCAAAAAGGGGTATGAGCAGTATCAGGATGAGTTAAAAAAAATCGTGGTGGAACTGTCAACTTTTAAGTGTCAATTGTCAACCTTAATTGATGAAGATGTAAAAGCATACACAAATCTTTCAGAAGCGTATAAAACCAAAACAACTGACAAAATACAGGATGCGTTAAGAAATGCGCTGGCGGTTCCTTGTAAAATTTTTGAGATTTCAGTTGAAGCAATTCCCTTGGCAGAAAGGCTTTCTGAAATCGGCAACAGGAATCTGATAAGCGATGTTGCCTGTGGGGTTTCAATACTCCGTGCAGGGATTGAATCGTCAAAGTTCAATATAGACATAAATCTGAAATTTATTACTGATGCTAAATTCGTAAAAGAGACAAAAACAAAATACGAAAAAATGTTAAAAGTTGCGGTTGAGAATATAGAAACAATAATCAAAAAAACAGGCGAGAAACAATGA
- a CDS encoding bifunctional 5,10-methylenetetrahydrofolate dehydrogenase/5,10-methenyltetrahydrofolate cyclohydrolase, whose protein sequence is MTAKIIDGNKIAEGIKAEVKAEIERLKEKPMLVAIQVGDNPASQVYIKNQKSSCEEAGIIYNLVQFDNSITEDNLIAEIEKINRDEKVTGIILQMPLPTHINSRRIQMALLPEKDVEGVSPVNLGKLLYADVKPIVAPCTALAVMECIKSTDVELKGKETVIVGHSEIVGKPVTLMLLSSLLESATPTVCHIATKDLASHTKRAEILIVAVGKAGLIKGDMIKEGAIVIDVGINRVPVKKGGDEKGEPVIDEKTGKPKMKTVGDVIFAEAVNVAAYITPVPGGVGAVTTSMLLKNLLSLYLQKKK, encoded by the coding sequence ATGACTGCGAAAATTATTGATGGCAACAAAATTGCCGAAGGAATAAAAGCAGAAGTAAAAGCAGAAATAGAAAGATTGAAAGAAAAACCGATGCTTGTCGCGATACAAGTTGGCGATAATCCTGCAAGTCAGGTTTATATAAAAAATCAAAAGTCATCTTGTGAAGAAGCAGGTATAATATACAATCTTGTCCAGTTTGACAATAGTATAACAGAAGACAATTTGATTGCTGAGATAGAAAAAATAAACCGAGATGAGAAAGTTACCGGGATAATTTTACAGATGCCGCTACCCACACATATCAATTCAAGACGGATTCAGATGGCACTCTTGCCTGAAAAAGATGTTGAAGGTGTTTCACCAGTCAATCTTGGCAAACTTTTATATGCTGATGTGAAACCAATTGTTGCGCCCTGTACTGCACTTGCGGTTATGGAATGTATAAAATCAACCGATGTAGAACTCAAAGGCAAAGAGACAGTAATTGTCGGGCATAGCGAAATTGTTGGTAAACCAGTTACACTTATGCTTTTGTCTTCACTTTTAGAATCTGCGACACCAACAGTTTGTCATATAGCAACAAAAGATTTAGCAAGCCATACAAAACGAGCGGAGATTTTGATAGTTGCTGTCGGAAAGGCAGGACTTATCAAAGGTGATATGATAAAAGAAGGTGCAATTGTGATAGATGTCGGAATAAATCGTGTTCCTGTAAAAAAGGGGGGAGATGAAAAAGGCGAGCCAGTAATTGACGAAAAAACAGGTAAGCCAAAAATGAAAACAGTAGGCGATGTTATTTTTGCTGAGGCGGTGAATGTTGCAGCATATATCACACCTGTTCCAGGTGGTGTTGGTGCAGTTACAACATCAATGCTATTAAAAAACCTGTTAAGTCTCTATCTTCAAAAGAAAAAATAA
- a CDS encoding 4Fe-4S dicluster domain-containing protein gives METKYINNQNWQNFLLNQIEKYDIFSLFVADENNYNYSKLSSKNLNETVIGKYRAQVPIKTFFFPPVEKIIPAAEKKPKIIIGIKACELVHLRLFDSIFLGGEYRDTVYEEARKNTIIISADCTSAKECCFCSVIDGQPYATSGFDINLRPVGNGFVVEILSEKGKELVKKNEHLFQDIVQNYIIESERNRRSVNEQVIRINIKKNINFTKRLNKAVNSVNPEFWNEVSKECVECGGCRFVCSSCYCFLLGELPDFEKYRLWDACQFKGYARVAGGANPKPTKEKRYKNLYSCKFDYRYTNFGFYACSGCGRCIEVCPAEIDIREVITQISADEVRR, from the coding sequence ATGGAAACTAAATATATCAACAACCAAAACTGGCAGAACTTTTTGTTAAATCAGATAGAAAAATATGATATTTTTTCGCTTTTTGTAGCCGACGAGAATAACTATAATTATTCAAAACTATCTTCTAAAAACTTAAATGAGACAGTTATTGGTAAATATCGTGCCCAGGTACCGATTAAAACATTTTTCTTTCCACCAGTCGAAAAAATAATTCCTGCTGCTGAAAAAAAACCAAAAATTATAATTGGCATAAAAGCATGCGAACTGGTTCATCTTCGGTTGTTTGACAGTATATTTCTGGGTGGTGAATACAGAGACACTGTTTATGAAGAAGCGAGAAAAAACACAATAATAATTTCTGCTGATTGCACATCTGCGAAGGAATGTTGTTTCTGTTCTGTTATTGACGGTCAGCCATATGCGACATCAGGTTTTGATATAAATCTTCGGCCTGTTGGAAACGGGTTTGTTGTTGAAATTTTAAGCGAAAAGGGTAAAGAACTCGTTAAAAAAAATGAACATCTTTTCCAGGATATAGTTCAAAACTACATAATTGAATCCGAAAGAAACAGAAGAAGCGTTAACGAACAGGTTATAAGAATAAATATAAAGAAGAATATAAATTTTACAAAGCGACTTAACAAGGCGGTTAATTCAGTCAACCCAGAATTCTGGAATGAGGTTTCTAAAGAATGCGTTGAATGTGGTGGCTGCAGATTTGTCTGTTCAAGTTGTTATTGTTTTTTGCTTGGTGAGCTTCCGGATTTTGAGAAATATCGGTTATGGGATGCCTGTCAGTTTAAGGGCTATGCGCGTGTAGCAGGTGGTGCTAATCCTAAGCCGACAAAAGAAAAACGGTATAAAAACTTGTATTCTTGCAAGTTTGATTACCGGTATACAAATTTCGGTTTCTATGCCTGTAGCGGGTGTGGTAGATGTATTGAGGTTTGTCCTGCAGAAATAGATATAAGAGAAGTAATAACGCAGATTTCCGCAGATGAAGTACGCAGATGA
- a CDS encoding FAD/NAD(P)-binding protein, translated as MKNIYQPIKSEIIKVSDESPNIKTFTLKPSERISFATGQFIELAVDGIGEAPFTPSSSPFETETIDVTIMQVGYVTEKIHQLKKGDIVGIRGPYGKGYPIDQMFNKEVLILGGGVGMAPLRSFLLTLINQIDKFRKIILCYGAKSPEDIIYKLEFEKWKKIKKLEILQSVDKCPTGVWKGTIGVVTCLLDKVKVDLKNVVSVVCGPPVMMKFGTKRLLEYGFVPEQIYLSMEKNMSCGLGKCGHCQLGPYFVCKDGPVFTYDKIKDFEEIWD; from the coding sequence ATGAAAAATATTTATCAACCTATTAAATCAGAAATAATAAAAGTCAGCGATGAAAGCCCGAATATAAAAACATTTACATTAAAACCATCGGAAAGGATTTCGTTTGCAACAGGACAGTTCATAGAATTAGCAGTTGACGGTATCGGTGAAGCGCCGTTTACACCTTCGTCATCGCCTTTTGAAACAGAGACAATAGATGTTACAATAATGCAAGTCGGCTATGTCACCGAAAAAATACATCAATTAAAAAAAGGTGATATTGTCGGTATCCGCGGTCCATATGGCAAGGGCTATCCTATAGATCAAATGTTCAATAAAGAAGTATTGATATTAGGTGGTGGTGTTGGTATGGCGCCGCTTCGCTCATTTTTGTTAACTTTAATTAATCAAATTGATAAATTCAGAAAAATTATTTTATGTTACGGTGCCAAAAGTCCAGAAGATATAATTTACAAATTGGAATTTGAAAAATGGAAAAAAATAAAAAAACTGGAAATATTGCAAAGCGTAGATAAGTGTCCAACAGGTGTATGGAAAGGAACGATTGGTGTTGTGACCTGTCTTTTGGATAAAGTAAAAGTTGACCTAAAAAATGTTGTTTCGGTTGTATGTGGTCCACCTGTTATGATGAAGTTTGGCACGAAAAGACTTTTAGAATACGGTTTTGTACCTGAACAGATTTATCTTTCTATGGAAAAGAATATGTCCTGCGGTTTAGGGAAATGCGGGCATTGTCAGTTAGGACCTTATTTTGTTTGCAAAGACGGTCCTGTTTTTACTTACGATAAAATAAAGGACTTTGAAGAAATCTGGGATTAA